A genome region from Jeongeupia sp. HS-3 includes the following:
- a CDS encoding DUF1615 domain-containing protein: MKLKPLVCLLPFSLLAACASPPPSAVTPATSAPVAAIASEATTAPVVEIASLPATAPIASAPIVVEPPPVQPARPAGLSQAEARTLLNRLLPAKMPDRAGWNADILDAFTALKIPYTPEYFCAAAAVIEQESSWQGDPVVPGLPTMVWNKIDEKASAKHIPLIAVKTALLKSSPNGQSYKSRIDSLRTEREMNAVFEDLSADAARLGLPLNMNNPIRTGGPMQVSVDFAEAHVRVWPYPYAKPRSVRDTVFTRRGGTYFGLAILLQYPAPYDDMLYRFADFNAGRYASRNAAFQAAIIKLSGRQIDLDGDLLSYQNGRPAAKSSDVEEALASISGQLGMSRDAIRRDLSSEKLVGFGQSAVYKKVLALADAKNGKPMPRSVLPQIRLISPKITRKLTTEWFARRVDGRYQTCLARAPK, translated from the coding sequence GTGAAGCTCAAACCGCTAGTCTGCCTCCTGCCCTTCTCCCTGCTTGCCGCCTGCGCCAGCCCGCCGCCCAGCGCCGTGACGCCCGCCACCAGTGCGCCCGTTGCGGCGATCGCATCCGAAGCCACCACGGCACCGGTGGTCGAAATCGCCAGCCTTCCGGCCACGGCACCGATCGCCAGCGCGCCGATCGTGGTCGAACCGCCGCCGGTACAACCGGCCCGGCCCGCCGGGCTGTCGCAGGCCGAAGCGCGCACGCTGCTCAATCGTCTGCTACCGGCCAAAATGCCCGACCGCGCCGGCTGGAACGCCGACATTCTCGATGCCTTCACCGCCTTGAAGATTCCCTACACCCCCGAGTATTTCTGCGCCGCCGCCGCGGTGATCGAACAGGAATCGAGCTGGCAGGGCGATCCGGTCGTGCCGGGGCTGCCGACCATGGTCTGGAACAAGATCGACGAAAAGGCATCGGCCAAGCACATCCCGCTGATCGCGGTAAAAACCGCGCTACTGAAATCCTCGCCGAATGGCCAGAGCTACAAGTCGCGCATCGACAGCCTGCGTACCGAGCGCGAGATGAACGCGGTATTCGAAGACCTGAGCGCCGACGCCGCCCGTTTGGGGCTGCCGCTGAACATGAACAACCCGATCCGCACCGGCGGGCCGATGCAGGTCAGCGTCGACTTCGCCGAAGCGCATGTGCGTGTCTGGCCCTATCCCTACGCCAAGCCCCGCAGCGTGCGCGACACCGTGTTCACCCGTCGCGGCGGCACCTATTTCGGCCTCGCCATCCTGCTGCAGTACCCGGCGCCGTACGACGACATGCTGTACCGCTTCGCCGACTTCAACGCCGGCCGCTACGCCAGCCGCAACGCCGCGTTCCAGGCCGCCATCATCAAGCTTTCGGGCAGGCAGATCGACCTGGACGGCGACCTGCTCAGTTACCAGAACGGCCGACCGGCGGCCAAATCGAGCGATGTCGAAGAAGCACTGGCATCGATCTCGGGCCAGCTCGGCATGAGCCGCGACGCGATTCGCCGCGACTTGTCGAGCGAGAAACTGGTCGGCTTCGGCCAGAGCGCCGTATACAAGAAGGTGCTCGCGCTGGCGGACGCCAAAAACGGCAAGCCGATGCCGCGCTCGGTATTGCCGCAGATCCGGCTGATCAGCCCCAAGATCACCCGCAAGCTGACCACCGAATGGTTCGCCCGCCGCGTCGACGGCCGCTACCAGACCTGCCTGGCGCGGGCGCCGAAATAA
- a CDS encoding ACP phosphodiesterase codes for MNYLAHALLAGPAPADRAGGVAGDFVKGLLPGLLPADLAAGVALHREIDAYADLHPAFAASRARVSTLRRRYGGIMVDLFYDHLLARHWEAFSPDESLQRFTARLYAELAVQAALPAGFVSVLPKMAATDWLASYHEIDNVALALDRMAMYRIRRDNPLAGAADELRAHYAGFEADFLAFMPDALDYARMIRAER; via the coding sequence ATGAACTATCTCGCTCACGCCTTGCTGGCCGGCCCAGCACCCGCCGACCGTGCCGGTGGCGTGGCCGGCGATTTCGTCAAAGGCCTGCTACCGGGCCTCTTGCCGGCCGATCTGGCCGCCGGCGTGGCCCTGCACCGCGAGATCGACGCCTACGCCGACCTACACCCGGCTTTTGCCGCCAGCCGCGCGCGCGTGAGCACACTGCGTCGCCGTTACGGCGGGATCATGGTCGATCTCTTTTACGATCATCTCTTGGCGCGGCATTGGGAGGCATTTTCTCCCGATGAATCGCTGCAGCGCTTTACCGCCCGGCTATACGCCGAACTGGCGGTGCAAGCGGCGCTACCGGCCGGCTTTGTTTCGGTGTTGCCGAAAATGGCTGCAACCGACTGGCTGGCGTCGTATCACGAGATCGACAACGTCGCGCTGGCGTTGGACCGGATGGCGATGTATCGCATCCGCCGCGACAACCCGCTGGCCGGCGCCGCCGACGAGCTGCGCGCCCATTACGCTGGTTTCGAGGCCGATTTTCTCGCCTTCATGCCCGATGCGCTGGACTATGCCCGGATGATCAGAGCCGAACGCTGA
- a CDS encoding BamA/TamA family outer membrane protein: protein MASRALLHRLLALAFCLFSSLAAPVHADDTLSFRDPDDGAIDLSDYLLNHKGVFPVPIIITEPAVGYGGGAMLLYFRESFAEAAAEGMHESGRIKPPTISGLGGFGTQNGSWLGAAFHFQPIDGDRYRYLGAIGKTSLNLDYYGALSQARSYTLDGDFLLQQFLFRLGDSDWFVGPRYAYFSSDVGFDNEKATELGNIDSSRRVGLAGLVIDYDSRDNIFFPKHGSYMEVELQMARDWLGSSSAFESYNARAFTWLPLSKAWTLGLRIAGKTINGDYPFYAQPFVDLRGIEKGRFQDQNAVETEAELRWDVTPRWSLLAFGGVGKAYGQWHDFSDAQTVYGYGTGFRYLIAKKLGMAVGLDLGWGPDGEHAFYIQVGSAWK, encoded by the coding sequence ATGGCTTCGCGCGCATTACTTCATCGGCTGCTTGCCTTGGCTTTCTGTCTTTTTTCCAGCCTGGCCGCGCCTGTGCACGCCGATGACACGCTGAGCTTTCGCGATCCGGACGACGGCGCCATCGACCTGAGCGATTATCTGCTCAATCACAAGGGCGTCTTCCCGGTGCCCATCATCATCACCGAGCCGGCGGTCGGCTACGGCGGCGGCGCCATGCTGCTGTACTTCCGCGAATCTTTTGCCGAGGCGGCGGCCGAGGGCATGCACGAATCCGGGCGGATCAAGCCGCCGACGATCAGCGGTCTTGGCGGTTTCGGTACCCAGAACGGCAGCTGGCTCGGCGCGGCGTTCCACTTCCAGCCCATCGACGGCGACCGCTACCGTTATCTCGGCGCCATCGGCAAGACCTCGCTCAATCTTGATTATTACGGCGCGCTCAGCCAGGCGCGCAGCTATACGCTCGATGGCGACTTCCTGCTCCAGCAGTTCCTGTTCCGCCTCGGCGACAGCGACTGGTTCGTCGGGCCGCGCTACGCCTATTTCAGCAGCGATGTCGGCTTCGACAACGAGAAGGCGACCGAGCTCGGCAATATCGACAGCAGCCGGCGCGTCGGCCTGGCCGGGCTTGTGATCGACTACGACAGTCGCGACAACATCTTCTTCCCCAAGCATGGCAGCTATATGGAAGTCGAGCTGCAAATGGCGCGCGACTGGCTCGGCAGCAGCAGCGCATTCGAGAGCTATAACGCCCGCGCCTTCACCTGGCTGCCACTGAGCAAGGCATGGACGCTCGGTCTACGCATTGCCGGCAAGACCATCAACGGCGATTACCCTTTCTATGCCCAGCCCTTTGTCGACTTGCGCGGCATCGAAAAGGGCCGCTTTCAGGATCAGAATGCGGTCGAGACCGAGGCCGAGCTGCGCTGGGACGTCACCCCGCGCTGGTCGCTGCTGGCCTTTGGTGGCGTCGGCAAGGCCTACGGTCAGTGGCACGATTTTTCGGATGCCCAAACGGTGTATGGCTATGGCACCGGCTTTCGCTATCTGATTGCCAAGAAGCTCGGCATGGCCGTCGGCCTCGATTTAGGCTGGGGCCCGGACGGCGAGCATGCCTTTTACATTCAGGTCGGCAGTGCCTGGAAGTAG